In one Modestobacter sp. L9-4 genomic region, the following are encoded:
- the thpR gene encoding RNA 2',3'-cyclic phosphodiesterase — MAVDPPPAAVSDLDRALAPLRAAPGAPHWTPPERWHLTLAFLGQVPAPLLAPLTAAVGAAVEGVTALSLQLTGAGRFGSRRRPAVCWAGLAGDVAPLTALAGRLADAARAVGLPVEDRPFRAHLTVGRWRAGQPADPDLPDRLAGHRGPAWTASEVVLWRSHLGAAPRYERVTAWPLEQPAASGPAAGA, encoded by the coding sequence CTGGCCGTCGACCCGCCACCGGCCGCCGTCAGCGACCTGGACCGCGCGCTCGCCCCGCTGCGTGCGGCGCCGGGCGCCCCGCACTGGACGCCGCCGGAGCGCTGGCACCTCACCCTGGCGTTCCTCGGCCAGGTGCCGGCGCCGCTGCTCGCGCCGCTGACCGCCGCCGTCGGTGCCGCGGTCGAGGGTGTCACGGCGCTGTCGCTCCAGCTGACCGGGGCCGGGCGGTTCGGCTCGCGCCGCCGTCCGGCCGTCTGCTGGGCCGGGCTGGCCGGGGACGTCGCCCCGCTGACCGCACTGGCCGGGCGGCTGGCCGACGCGGCGCGCGCCGTGGGCCTGCCGGTGGAGGACCGGCCGTTCCGGGCGCACCTGACGGTCGGGCGCTGGCGCGCCGGGCAGCCCGCCGACCCCGACCTGCCCGACCGCCTGGCCGGCCACCGCGGCCCGGCCTGGACGGCGTCGGAGGTGGTGCTGTGGCGCAGCCACCTGGGCGCCGCCCCGCGCTACGAGCGGGTCACCGCCTGGCCGCTGGAGCAGCCCGCGGCCTCCGGCCCTGCTGCCGGGGCCTGA
- a CDS encoding FtsX-like permease family protein → MSRPPLWRLAPWTRAPLLGLRQPAAVIAVLVTSAILACALASAPLFLSSARSGALQQQLAQDCAEAGWGQTGAVVRQFDQNGRPTGQQFDAGTIDTTLAQGWAQTGRDSTPVMATGTFGGGTNGPSPVPVRTAAGGTPGVRSSLFYRPGAVDDVEQVDRIDGEGLWVPQGWAQDNGLTVGDTLTVSSQPVTVVGTYVALYATTPSAAWCDYRQLYANDINANTPPPELLLATDEETFGRLAAGAPFVTAVRLAPTDPARLSVTDARALLADQARADQATADIPGITGTLPGSRLAEAADRADVIERGLRGPVVPVAVAGGLLALLLVAAAGSFWADRRATEVRLLAARGVGPAPLAGKAALELGLPALAGAAVGWAVSRLLIALLGPADDLDPSATTAAVWAGVGAFAVGLAAAAVVAGLRARSTAERPLGAAPRWPAQVPWELALLAAAGWCWVLLRSRDAVTNEGNVAQVNGLLVAFPLLAIAGAAALLGRVGTALLPRLRRWAGRRSPAVFLAVNRLVAARLATGTLLVAITLPVAVLGYTATLTASSQRTLDAKVGVQIGAERAVVAVSRFAPTPAVDAAGTFVVRYDGSAVAPARRGGAPARTDVQVLAVDPTTFADTAFWDDSFADSSLPDLMAALQGPEVDGRVPVVATGLSPGDPDLQVGNEPFGAQVVDVARVLPGRRADSPLVLVAADRLPEVPRSAGAARVAEVWTNGPTAPAVRAVLDAGAPTTRVIEPAQVEQRANFLGITWTFGYLSALAVFVGVIAVGGLLLYLEARSRTRVSGYVMARRLGLTRGAHLRSLVVELAGVAVLGSLLGGVLAAGAVALVYRRLDVDTVRPPTPLLDVPWSALAGSVVVVLVVAALAALYAQRAADRADPASVLREDA, encoded by the coding sequence GTGAGCCGGCCACCGCTGTGGCGGCTGGCCCCCTGGACCCGCGCCCCGCTGCTCGGCCTCCGCCAGCCCGCGGCCGTCATCGCCGTGCTGGTGACCTCGGCGATCCTGGCCTGCGCCCTGGCCTCGGCACCGCTGTTCCTGTCCTCGGCCCGCTCCGGTGCGCTCCAGCAGCAGCTCGCGCAGGACTGCGCCGAGGCCGGCTGGGGGCAGACCGGCGCCGTCGTCCGGCAGTTCGACCAGAACGGCCGGCCCACCGGTCAGCAGTTCGACGCCGGGACGATCGACACGACGCTCGCCCAGGGGTGGGCGCAGACCGGCCGGGACAGCACCCCGGTCATGGCCACCGGGACGTTCGGTGGGGGGACCAACGGCCCCTCGCCCGTCCCGGTGCGCACCGCGGCGGGTGGGACCCCGGGCGTCCGCAGCTCGCTCTTCTACCGCCCCGGGGCGGTGGACGACGTCGAGCAGGTCGACCGGATCGACGGCGAGGGCCTGTGGGTGCCGCAGGGCTGGGCGCAGGACAACGGCCTCACGGTCGGGGACACCCTCACCGTGAGCTCGCAGCCCGTCACCGTGGTCGGCACCTACGTCGCGCTGTACGCCACCACGCCGTCGGCCGCGTGGTGTGACTACCGGCAGCTCTACGCCAACGACATCAACGCGAACACCCCGCCGCCGGAGCTGCTGCTGGCCACCGACGAGGAGACCTTCGGCCGGCTGGCCGCCGGCGCGCCCTTCGTGACCGCGGTGCGCCTGGCACCCACCGACCCGGCGCGCCTGTCGGTGACCGACGCCCGCGCCCTGCTCGCGGACCAGGCGCGCGCCGACCAGGCGACCGCGGACATCCCCGGCATCACCGGCACCCTGCCGGGCTCCCGGCTGGCCGAGGCGGCCGACCGGGCCGACGTGATCGAGCGCGGTCTGCGGGGTCCGGTCGTGCCGGTCGCGGTGGCCGGTGGCCTGCTCGCCCTGCTGCTCGTGGCAGCCGCCGGCAGCTTCTGGGCCGACCGGCGGGCCACCGAGGTGCGGCTGCTGGCCGCCCGCGGCGTGGGCCCGGCACCACTGGCCGGCAAGGCCGCGCTGGAGCTCGGGCTGCCCGCGCTCGCGGGTGCCGCCGTGGGCTGGGCGGTGTCCCGGCTGCTCATCGCCCTGCTCGGCCCCGCCGACGACCTCGACCCCTCGGCGACCACGGCCGCGGTGTGGGCCGGCGTCGGCGCGTTCGCCGTGGGGCTGGCCGCTGCCGCCGTGGTCGCCGGGCTCCGCGCCCGCAGCACCGCCGAGCGCCCGCTGGGCGCAGCACCCCGCTGGCCGGCCCAGGTGCCGTGGGAGCTCGCCCTGCTCGCCGCCGCCGGCTGGTGCTGGGTGCTGCTGCGCAGCCGGGACGCCGTCACGAACGAGGGCAACGTCGCCCAGGTCAACGGGCTGCTGGTCGCCTTCCCGCTGCTGGCCATCGCCGGGGCCGCCGCCCTGCTGGGCCGGGTGGGCACCGCGCTGCTGCCGCGCCTGCGCCGCTGGGCCGGGCGCCGCTCCCCCGCCGTCTTCCTCGCGGTCAACCGGCTCGTCGCCGCCCGGCTGGCCACCGGCACGCTGCTGGTGGCCATCACCCTGCCGGTCGCCGTCCTGGGCTACACGGCGACGCTGACCGCCAGCTCGCAGCGCACGCTGGACGCCAAGGTCGGCGTGCAGATCGGGGCCGAGCGCGCCGTGGTCGCGGTGTCGCGGTTCGCCCCGACCCCGGCGGTCGACGCGGCCGGCACCTTCGTCGTGCGCTACGACGGCAGCGCCGTGGCCCCCGCCCGCCGCGGCGGCGCCCCCGCGCGCACCGACGTGCAGGTGCTCGCCGTCGACCCCACCACGTTCGCGGACACCGCGTTCTGGGACGACTCGTTCGCCGACTCCTCGCTGCCCGACCTCATGGCCGCCCTGCAGGGACCCGAGGTCGACGGCCGGGTGCCGGTGGTCGCCACCGGCCTGTCGCCGGGCGACCCCGACCTCCAGGTGGGCAACGAGCCGTTCGGGGCGCAGGTCGTCGACGTGGCCCGGGTGCTGCCCGGCCGGCGCGCCGACAGCCCGCTGGTGCTGGTGGCCGCCGACCGGCTGCCCGAGGTGCCCCGCAGCGCCGGGGCGGCCCGCGTCGCCGAGGTCTGGACCAACGGCCCGACCGCACCCGCGGTCCGGGCCGTCCTGGACGCCGGCGCGCCGACCACCCGCGTGATCGAGCCCGCGCAGGTGGAGCAGCGCGCCAACTTCCTGGGCATCACCTGGACCTTCGGCTACCTGTCCGCGCTGGCCGTCTTCGTCGGGGTCATCGCCGTCGGTGGTCTGCTGCTGTACCTGGAGGCGCGCTCCCGCACCCGGGTCTCGGGCTACGTGATGGCCCGCCGGCTCGGCCTGACCCGCGGTGCCCACCTGCGGTCGCTGGTGGTCGAGCTGGCCGGGGTGGCTGTCCTCGGCTCGCTGCTGGGCGGGGTGCTCGCCGCCGGTGCCGTGGCGCTGGTCTACCGGCGGCTGGACGTCGACACCGTGCGCCCGCCCACCCCGCTGCTCGACGTCCCGTGGTCGGCGCTGGCCGGCAGCGTGGTCGTCGTCCTGGTCGTCGCCGCCCTGGCCGCGCTCTACGCCCAGCGGGCCGCCGACCGGGCCGACCCGGCGTCCGTGCTGCGCGAGGACGCCTAG
- a CDS encoding ABC transporter ATP-binding protein, whose amino-acid sequence MSDDEALRSTPGAPPAPAAVCRSVGKTYRTATESVTALDDVTLAIPRAQVTVVVGPSGSGKSSLLRLLACIDSPDTGEVHVAGQRVDRLRARARRRLRQRQVAYLFQRPGENLLPYLDAVAQVRLAASLRGAPVTEDDALALLARLGLAERADHSPAQLSGGEQQRLAVACGVVGDPALVVADEPTAELDTAAAERVLAAMEDLAAAGVAFVISSHDPRVMAIADGFVRLDHGRLVSA is encoded by the coding sequence ATGAGCGACGACGAGGCCCTCCGGTCCACCCCCGGCGCACCCCCTGCCCCGGCCGCGGTCTGCCGGTCCGTGGGCAAGACCTACCGGACGGCGACGGAGTCGGTCACCGCCCTGGACGACGTGACGCTGGCCATCCCGCGGGCGCAGGTCACCGTGGTGGTCGGACCGTCGGGCTCGGGCAAGTCCTCGCTGCTGCGGCTGCTGGCCTGCATCGACTCCCCCGACACCGGCGAGGTCCACGTCGCCGGGCAGCGGGTCGACCGGCTCCGCGCCCGGGCCCGCCGGCGGCTGCGCCAGCGGCAGGTGGCCTACCTCTTCCAGCGCCCCGGTGAGAACCTGCTGCCCTACCTGGACGCCGTGGCCCAGGTCCGGCTGGCCGCCTCGCTGCGCGGGGCGCCGGTCACCGAGGACGACGCCCTGGCGCTGCTGGCCCGCCTCGGGCTGGCCGAGCGCGCCGACCACTCCCCCGCGCAGCTGTCCGGCGGCGAGCAGCAGCGCCTCGCCGTCGCCTGCGGCGTGGTCGGCGACCCGGCCCTGGTGGTCGCCGACGAGCCCACCGCCGAGCTGGACACCGCGGCCGCCGAGCGGGTGCTCGCCGCGATGGAGGACCTCGCCGCCGCCGGCGTCGCGTTCGTCATCTCCTCCCACGACCCGCGGGTCATGGCGATCGCCGACGGGTTCGTCCGGCTCGACCACGGCCGGCTGGTGAGCGCGTGA
- a CDS encoding MarR family winged helix-turn-helix transcriptional regulator → MARTTLDTAALAHDLRLAVMRLSRRLRNQRVDTTVTLTHLAALSTLKRHGPMSPGELAAHERVQPPSMTRVVVALESQGLVTRTPHPTDGRQVVIGLTPAAEDLLTEEVRAREAWLSGQLQQLTAEQREVLRQAAVIMDELASG, encoded by the coding sequence GTGGCACGGACGACGTTGGACACCGCGGCGCTCGCCCACGACCTGCGCCTGGCCGTCATGCGCCTGTCGCGCCGGCTGCGCAACCAGCGGGTCGACACCACCGTCACCCTCACGCACCTCGCCGCGCTGTCGACTCTCAAGCGCCACGGGCCGATGAGCCCGGGGGAGCTGGCCGCGCACGAGCGGGTGCAGCCGCCGTCGATGACCCGGGTCGTCGTCGCCCTGGAGTCCCAGGGCCTGGTCACCCGGACGCCGCACCCCACCGACGGGCGGCAGGTCGTCATCGGCCTGACCCCGGCCGCGGAGGACCTGCTCACCGAGGAGGTCCGGGCGCGCGAGGCGTGGCTGTCCGGCCAGCTGCAGCAGCTGACCGCCGAGCAGCGCGAGGTGTTGCGCCAGGCCGCGGTCATCATGGACGAGCTCGCCAGTGGGTGA
- a CDS encoding ABC transporter ATP-binding protein produces the protein MSAGGFAATGLVKRFSRGAETVTALAGVDLRVDAGEFVALVGPSGSGKSTLLALLCGWETADAGRLDYLGALADRPPISLGWPELALVPQALGLVADLSLADNVLLPARLGGTAAAEEERARTLLTDFRVDHLADRYPHQASLGEQQRVAVARALLLRPAVLLADEPTAHQDRGNADRLLDAVTDAARGGAAVLIATHDELAWARADRVLSMRDGHLTDGAPA, from the coding sequence GTGAGCGCCGGCGGGTTCGCCGCCACCGGGCTGGTGAAGCGGTTCTCCCGCGGCGCGGAGACCGTCACCGCGCTGGCCGGGGTCGACCTGCGGGTGGACGCCGGGGAGTTCGTGGCCCTCGTCGGCCCGTCCGGGTCGGGCAAGAGCACGCTGCTGGCGCTGCTGTGCGGCTGGGAGACCGCCGACGCCGGCCGGCTGGACTACCTCGGCGCACTGGCCGACCGCCCACCGATCTCGCTGGGCTGGCCGGAGCTGGCGCTGGTCCCGCAGGCGCTCGGCCTGGTCGCCGACCTCAGCCTCGCCGACAACGTGCTGCTGCCCGCCCGGCTGGGCGGCACCGCCGCCGCCGAGGAGGAGCGCGCCCGCACGCTGCTGACCGACTTCCGCGTCGACCACCTCGCCGACCGCTACCCGCACCAGGCCTCCCTGGGTGAGCAGCAGCGGGTCGCCGTCGCCCGGGCCCTGCTGCTGCGCCCGGCGGTGCTGCTGGCCGACGAGCCCACCGCCCACCAGGACCGCGGCAACGCTGACCGGCTGCTGGACGCCGTCACCGACGCCGCCCGTGGCGGGGCGGCCGTGCTGATCGCCACCCACGACGAGCTGGCCTGGGCCCGGGCCGACCGGGTGCTGTCCATGCGCGACGGGCACCTGACCGACGGGGCACCGGCGTGA
- a CDS encoding DUF2530 domain-containing protein, which produces MPAPTRPSPPPLQVDTVRVVLAGTALWAVALVVLLVLGDDVDRVWTWTCVAGVVLPGLGLALMRWQGQR; this is translated from the coding sequence GTGCCCGCGCCGACCCGCCCGTCCCCGCCGCCCCTGCAGGTCGACACCGTCCGCGTCGTGCTGGCCGGCACGGCGCTGTGGGCGGTCGCCCTGGTCGTGCTGCTGGTCCTCGGCGACGACGTCGACCGGGTGTGGACCTGGACCTGCGTCGCCGGCGTCGTCCTCCCCGGCCTGGGCCTGGCCCTCATGCGCTGGCAGGGCCAGCGCTAG
- a CDS encoding MFS transporter: protein MPDSPLPRARLRRRTSRPAPGAGPETEPLALRRQETRPLPVVGTPDGAVETRPPVTVPATVDAATVDAATAPQHTAPAPGSAPARLTVTRVAAARSRELSGAAVRRVRAASRADGAGDSGLSGLLTVNALHVAGDAMIAVSLAGTLFFAAASDAQRGNVALYLLITMAPFAVVAPVIGPALDRLQRGRRWALAGSLAARAVLALVMAAHHDDLALYPAALGVLVLSKGFNVLRAAVVPRVLPTALSLTSANARMSVFGLAAGGVAGGVAAGLAWLLGFGWELGATAAVFAVAAVLALRLPAHVDVPAGEDPADVLRTTPMDLPGRRRATTPHVVTALRATAALRGLSGFLTIFAAFLVQATVDDGWPATVALGSLAAAAGVGSFLGTAAGSRLRSASPDRVVLAAAGVAAAITVLAAVFYSLPMAALVAFVAAVTNALGKAALDAIVQREVPDRLRASAFARSETWLQLAWVLGGALAIALPSTGWIGFTVAAALLVLAVGLTLWSLRSRRALPLPDQEAHA from the coding sequence GTGCCCGACTCCCCGCTCCCCCGCGCGCGGCTGCGGCGGCGGACGTCGCGGCCGGCACCCGGGGCCGGACCGGAGACCGAACCGCTGGCCCTCCGGCGGCAGGAGACCCGCCCGCTGCCGGTCGTCGGCACGCCGGACGGCGCCGTCGAGACCCGTCCCCCGGTGACGGTCCCGGCGACCGTGGACGCGGCGACCGTGGACGCGGCGACCGCACCGCAGCACACCGCGCCCGCACCGGGCAGCGCCCCGGCGCGGCTGACGGTGACCCGGGTGGCCGCCGCCCGGTCGCGCGAGCTGAGCGGCGCGGCGGTGCGGCGGGTGCGGGCGGCCAGCCGGGCCGACGGCGCGGGCGACAGCGGGCTGTCCGGGCTGCTGACCGTCAACGCCCTGCACGTCGCCGGCGACGCGATGATCGCCGTCTCGCTGGCCGGCACGCTGTTCTTCGCCGCCGCCTCCGACGCCCAGCGCGGCAACGTGGCGCTCTACCTGCTCATCACCATGGCCCCGTTCGCGGTCGTCGCGCCGGTCATCGGCCCGGCGCTGGACCGGCTGCAGCGCGGACGGCGGTGGGCGCTGGCCGGCAGCCTCGCCGCCCGGGCCGTGCTGGCCCTGGTCATGGCCGCCCACCACGACGACCTGGCCCTCTACCCGGCCGCCCTCGGGGTGCTGGTGCTGAGCAAGGGCTTCAACGTGCTGCGGGCCGCCGTCGTGCCGCGGGTGCTGCCCACGGCGCTGTCCCTGACCTCCGCGAACGCCCGGATGTCGGTCTTCGGGCTGGCCGCCGGGGGCGTGGCGGGCGGGGTCGCCGCCGGGCTGGCCTGGCTCCTCGGCTTCGGCTGGGAGCTGGGCGCGACCGCGGCGGTGTTCGCCGTCGCCGCCGTCCTGGCGCTGCGGCTGCCCGCGCACGTCGACGTCCCGGCCGGGGAGGACCCCGCCGACGTCCTGCGCACGACGCCGATGGACCTGCCCGGCCGGCGCCGGGCGACCACGCCGCACGTGGTGACGGCGCTGCGGGCCACCGCGGCGCTGCGCGGACTGAGCGGCTTCCTCACGATCTTCGCCGCGTTCCTGGTGCAGGCCACCGTGGACGACGGCTGGCCGGCCACCGTGGCGCTGGGCTCGCTCGCGGCCGCCGCGGGCGTGGGCAGCTTCCTGGGCACCGCCGCGGGCTCCCGGCTGCGCAGCGCCAGCCCCGACCGCGTGGTGCTCGCCGCGGCCGGGGTCGCCGCGGCGATCACCGTGCTGGCCGCCGTCTTCTACAGCCTGCCCATGGCCGCCCTGGTCGCCTTCGTCGCCGCGGTGACCAACGCGCTGGGCAAGGCCGCGCTGGACGCGATCGTGCAGCGCGAGGTGCCCGACCGGCTGCGGGCGTCGGCGTTCGCCCGCTCGGAGACCTGGCTGCAGCTGGCCTGGGTGCTGGGCGGGGCGCTGGCGATCGCGCTGCCCAGCACCGGGTGGATCGGTTTCACCGTC
- a CDS encoding DUF3027 domain-containing protein: MSDSAASAAAPGPAPEEVLAAAVEQARAAAVEVASDPAAVGEHLGVSAEPVAEDAGAALGAVLTHSFAAGLPGYLGWHWAVTLAVVPGDEHPTLDEVVLLPGDSALLAPAWVPWHERLRPGDLSVGDVLPSTEDDPRLVPSYLADDDSADDPAGRVVAEEIGIGRERVLSVEGRNEAAERWRESEFGPKSAMARHAPGPCASCGFYLPLAGSLRLSLGACSNGFSPADGHVVTADYGCGAHSQASLERTTGEPAEFVPTARYDTADFDHI, from the coding sequence GTGTCCGACTCCGCTGCCTCCGCCGCCGCCCCTGGACCCGCGCCGGAGGAGGTGCTGGCCGCCGCGGTCGAGCAGGCCCGCGCCGCCGCCGTCGAGGTCGCCAGTGACCCGGCGGCCGTCGGCGAGCACCTCGGGGTCAGCGCCGAGCCGGTCGCCGAGGACGCCGGTGCCGCGCTGGGTGCCGTGCTGACCCACTCCTTCGCCGCCGGGCTGCCCGGTTACCTGGGCTGGCACTGGGCGGTCACGCTGGCCGTCGTCCCGGGCGACGAGCACCCCACCCTCGACGAGGTCGTGCTGCTGCCCGGCGACTCCGCGCTGCTGGCCCCCGCGTGGGTGCCCTGGCACGAGCGGCTGCGCCCCGGCGACCTGTCCGTCGGCGACGTGCTGCCCTCCACCGAGGACGACCCGCGCCTGGTGCCCTCCTACCTCGCCGACGACGACTCCGCCGACGACCCGGCCGGCCGCGTGGTCGCCGAGGAGATCGGCATCGGCCGGGAGCGGGTGCTGTCGGTCGAGGGCCGCAACGAGGCCGCCGAGCGCTGGCGGGAGAGCGAGTTCGGGCCGAAGTCGGCCATGGCCCGGCACGCCCCCGGCCCGTGCGCGAGCTGCGGCTTCTACCTGCCGCTGGCCGGCTCCCTGCGGCTGTCGCTCGGCGCGTGCAGCAACGGGTTCTCCCCGGCCGACGGGCACGTCGTCACCGCCGACTACGGCTGCGGCGCCCACAGCCAGGCCAGCCTCGAGCGCACCACCGGCGAGCCGGCCGAGTTCGTCCCGACCGCGCGCTACGACACCGCGGACTTCGACCACATCTGA
- a CDS encoding MFS transporter, with the protein MTSTAADPAPRPGSFRALRAHNFRLYVSANLVSQTGTWMQRIGQDWLVLQLSGDSGVALGVTTALQFGPSLFFSFYGGVLADRYDKRRLLMVTQAVMGVLALALGLLVATDSVALWHVYLLALLVGVVSSLDTPVRQSFVSEMVGPDLLANAVSLNSTVFNAARLVGPAVAGGLIALAGGNTAPAFLVNAVSFATTIAALVLMRADELDPSPPAPRSRGQLRQTLAYTRQHPDLMLAMGLAFTLGTFGFNSQITIALMAREVFGLGAGAFGLLSTAYAVGSLSGALLSTRRSTRPLQRFLIVSAVAFGVLLVVSGLMRNYYAFAALLIPTGAAALVFSVACNSFVQLGVEPQWRGRVLALYFMAFLGGTPVGAPLIGWVSERLGAPWGLISGGLVCVVVSVLAGVVLARGRRVRLEMHVLPPRMQLHVAATTPPNQVAVLAEEADGGVPAEAVLGDQVARDPAR; encoded by the coding sequence GTGACGTCGACGGCTGCTGACCCCGCCCCGCGACCCGGCTCGTTCCGGGCGCTGCGCGCGCACAACTTCCGGCTCTACGTGTCGGCGAACCTGGTCAGCCAGACCGGGACCTGGATGCAGCGCATCGGCCAGGACTGGCTGGTGCTGCAGCTCTCCGGCGACAGCGGCGTCGCTCTGGGCGTCACCACCGCCCTCCAGTTCGGCCCGAGCCTGTTCTTCAGCTTCTACGGCGGCGTCCTCGCCGACCGCTACGACAAGCGCCGGCTGCTGATGGTGACGCAGGCCGTGATGGGCGTGCTCGCCCTCGCCCTGGGGCTGCTGGTGGCCACCGACTCCGTCGCGCTGTGGCACGTCTACCTGCTGGCGCTGCTGGTCGGGGTGGTGTCCTCGCTGGACACCCCCGTGCGCCAGTCGTTCGTCTCGGAGATGGTCGGCCCGGACCTGCTGGCCAACGCGGTGAGCCTCAACTCCACGGTGTTCAACGCCGCCCGGCTCGTGGGGCCGGCGGTGGCCGGTGGCCTGATCGCGCTCGCCGGCGGCAACACCGCCCCGGCCTTCCTGGTCAACGCCGTCAGCTTCGCCACCACGATCGCCGCGCTGGTGCTGATGCGGGCCGACGAGCTGGACCCCAGTCCACCGGCGCCCCGGTCCCGCGGCCAGCTGCGGCAGACGCTGGCCTACACCCGCCAGCACCCGGACCTGATGCTGGCGATGGGCCTGGCGTTCACGCTGGGCACCTTCGGGTTCAACTCCCAGATCACCATCGCGCTGATGGCCCGCGAGGTGTTCGGGCTGGGTGCCGGTGCCTTCGGGCTGCTGTCGACGGCCTACGCCGTCGGGTCGCTGTCGGGTGCACTGCTGTCGACCCGCCGCAGCACCCGCCCGCTGCAGCGCTTCCTGATCGTCTCCGCGGTGGCCTTCGGCGTGCTGCTGGTCGTCAGCGGGCTGATGCGCAACTACTACGCCTTCGCCGCGCTGCTCATCCCGACCGGCGCCGCGGCCCTGGTGTTCAGCGTGGCCTGCAACAGCTTCGTGCAGCTCGGCGTCGAGCCGCAGTGGCGCGGCCGGGTGCTCGCGCTGTACTTCATGGCCTTCCTCGGCGGCACGCCGGTGGGGGCGCCGCTGATCGGCTGGGTGTCGGAGCGGCTGGGTGCGCCCTGGGGCCTGATCAGCGGTGGGCTCGTGTGCGTCGTCGTCTCCGTCCTCGCCGGTGTGGTGCTGGCCCGGGGCCGCCGGGTGCGGCTGGAGATGCACGTCCTGCCGCCGCGCATGCAGCTGCACGTGGCCGCGACCACGCCGCCGAACCAGGTCGCGGTGCTCGCCGAGGAGGCCGACGGCGGCGTCCCGGCGGAGGCCGTCCTGGGCGATCAGGTGGCGCGCGACCCGGCTCGCTGA
- a CDS encoding NCS2 family permease: MPSRSRPVRLPARTGSTAVGAPATQAVDPAGTGSRRSAGPTLRPKNGVDRYFEVTARRSTFGREVRGGLTTFFTMAYIVVLNPIILSGADINGTTLPFASVAAVTALVAGVLTVAMGIVGRYPLALATGLGINAIVGVYAATQLSWPEIMGLVVLEGLLITVLVLTGFRRAVFTAIPAQLKTAIAVGIGFFLTIIGLADAGIIRPGNPLISFGVNGSLAGWPMLTFVVGLLLTSVLVVRKVRGALLIGIIATTVFAIVVEAIADIGPRTGADGTVADAHGWALQVPTWPGQVFDVPDLSLIGKFSLFGGFDRIGLLAAVLIVFSIMIADFFDTVGTVTAVGAEGDLLDADRNLPRSQPVLLVDSLAAAAGGAASVSSNTTYIESAAGVGDGARTGLASVVTGVLFLVATFFTPLVQVVPSEAAAPVLVIVGAMMISQVRDLEWGDMSLVIPAFLTIALMPFTYSITNGIGAGVVSYVLLRVATGRRRDVHPLMWVVAVVFVVYFALDPIQQLV; this comes from the coding sequence ATGCCCAGCAGGTCCCGTCCCGTCCGCCTGCCCGCGCGCACCGGCAGCACCGCCGTGGGGGCGCCGGCCACGCAGGCGGTCGACCCCGCGGGGACCGGCTCCCGGCGCAGCGCCGGCCCGACGCTGCGGCCGAAGAACGGCGTCGACCGGTACTTCGAGGTCACCGCCCGCCGCTCGACGTTCGGCCGCGAGGTCCGCGGTGGCCTCACCACCTTCTTCACGATGGCCTACATCGTGGTGCTCAACCCGATCATCCTGTCCGGCGCGGACATCAACGGGACGACGCTGCCGTTCGCCTCCGTCGCCGCGGTCACCGCGCTCGTCGCCGGGGTGCTCACCGTCGCCATGGGCATCGTGGGCCGGTACCCGCTGGCGCTGGCCACCGGCCTGGGCATCAACGCGATCGTCGGGGTCTACGCCGCGACCCAGCTGTCCTGGCCGGAGATCATGGGCCTGGTCGTGCTGGAGGGCCTGCTGATCACCGTGCTGGTGCTCACCGGGTTCCGGCGCGCGGTCTTCACCGCCATCCCGGCCCAGCTGAAGACGGCGATCGCCGTCGGCATCGGCTTCTTCCTCACCATCATCGGGCTGGCCGACGCCGGCATCATCCGCCCGGGCAACCCGCTGATCAGCTTCGGCGTCAACGGGTCGCTGGCCGGCTGGCCGATGCTCACCTTCGTCGTCGGCCTGCTGCTGACCAGCGTGCTGGTGGTGCGCAAGGTCCGCGGGGCGCTGCTGATCGGGATCATCGCCACCACGGTGTTCGCGATCGTGGTCGAGGCGATCGCCGACATCGGCCCGCGCACCGGCGCCGACGGCACCGTGGCGGACGCCCACGGCTGGGCGCTGCAGGTGCCGACCTGGCCGGGGCAGGTGTTCGACGTCCCGGACCTGTCGCTGATCGGCAAGTTCTCGCTGTTCGGCGGCTTCGACCGGATCGGGCTGCTCGCCGCTGTCCTGATCGTCTTCTCGATCATGATCGCCGACTTCTTCGACACCGTCGGCACCGTGACCGCCGTCGGCGCCGAGGGCGACCTGCTGGACGCCGACCGCAACCTGCCGCGCTCGCAGCCGGTGCTGCTGGTCGACTCCCTCGCCGCGGCCGCCGGTGGTGCGGCCAGCGTGTCGTCGAACACGACCTACATCGAGAGCGCCGCCGGCGTCGGCGACGGTGCCCGCACGGGTCTGGCCAGCGTCGTCACCGGCGTGCTGTTCCTGGTCGCCACCTTCTTCACCCCGCTGGTGCAGGTCGTGCCCTCCGAGGCCGCTGCACCGGTGCTGGTGATCGTCGGCGCGATGATGATCAGCCAGGTGCGCGACCTCGAGTGGGGCGACATGTCCCTGGTGATCCCGGCGTTCCTGACCATCGCGCTGATGCCCTTCACCTACTCGATCACCAACGGCATCGGCGCCGGCGTCGTCAGCTACGTGCTCCTGCGGGTCGCCACCGGGCGCCGCCGCGACGTGCACCCGCTGATGTGGGTCGTCGCCGTCGTCTTCGTCGTCTACTTCGCGCTGGACCCGATCCAGCAGCTCGTCTGA